CAACGCCCCCAGACCGCGCAAGGGATCACCTTCGTCAATCTGGAGGACGAGAGCGGCATCCTCAACGTCATCTGCAGCGTTGGCCTCTGGAAGAGGCATCGCCGCATCGCCCGGGAATCATCCGCGCTGATCGTCCGAGGGTTCCTCGAACGATCGCCGGAAGGAGTCACCAATCTCGTGGCGGACAAGTTGGAACCCCTGGTCCTGACAGTGAAGTCCAACTCCCGCGATTTCAGGTAGCCAAAAACCAGGCCCTGGCCTGGTTGGTCACTTCCGGGGCGTCCCGGAACTGTTCGGGCTGCGCGACCCAGCCCACACTGTTCGCGATGACCCGCTGGATCTGCGGCTGGTGGTAGACGGGGTACTCCTGGTCGCCGGGGCTGAAGTAGAAGATCCGCCCTTTGCCGCGGGAGAACGTCACGCCGGAGCGGAACACCTCTCCGCCTTCGAAGGAGCTGATGAAGATCAGGTCATCCGGCTCCGGGATGTCGAAGAGTTCGCCGTACATCTCCTGTTTGGGGATCAGGATGGGGCTCTCGACCCCGGCGGCGATGGGGTGCGATGGCTTGACAGTCCACACGAGCTCGCGTTCGCCGTCGTTGCGCCACTTGAGCGAGCAGGTAGTGCCCAGCAGCCGGGTGAAGATCTTCGCGAAATGCCCTGAGTGCAGCACCACGAGGCCCATTCCGCCGAGGACGTGTCGCTGGACGCGTTCCACTACTTCATCGCTCACTTCGTGGTGCGCGATGTGCCCCCACCAGAGCAGGACGTCGGTGGCCGCAAGGGTTTCCTCGTCCAGCCCGTGTTCGGGATCGGCGAGCGTCGCCGTCGTGATTTCAGCATCCGGGTAGAAGCCCCGCAAGCCCGCCGCGATGGCACCATGGATTCCGTCCGGGTACATTTCCGCCATGGTCTCCGGTTTGTTGCGGGCCTCGTGGACGGCTTCGTTCCAGACGACGATCTTCAGTTTCTTGTCAGTCATCAGAGCACCACTTCGCGTTGTTCGAGGGCGGACTTGTAGCAGGCATCAAGGATGAGGGCGCGGCTCAGGGCGAGCGAACCGTCGTGTTGTCCCCAGACGCTCTCCCCGCCGCGGACGGCGGCGATGAAGTCGTCGACGACGGCCTGGTGGGCAAGGCCTGGAATCGCTTCGGGCTCGTAGTCGGCGTTCTCGCCGTCCTTCTCCGTGAAGATCCTCAGGCTGCCGACCGGTTGCAGCGGAGCCCCGACGGCGCGGAGTTCGGCACCGCCGTCGGTCCCGTAGACGGTGAAGTCGAGCAGGTCGTCCACCTCGCGGTAGCTCGCCCAGCCCGCTTCGAGGATCAGGGTGCCGCCGCCTTCGAGCCGGATGAAAGCAGTGGCGAAGTCCTCTACTTCGAACTTGTGGCTCGCAGGTCCCGCGGTGTAGCGGGCGTTGCCGCCTCGGCCCTGCGGACCCAGCTCCGAGTGGGTCTGCGCCGAGACGGACAGGACCTTGGGCTCGCCCAACAAGTGGAGCGAGTAGTCCAGCACGTGGACTCCAATGTCAGCAAGCGGACCGCCGCCCGCCAGCTCCGGATTGGTGAACCAGCTGCCCAGGGTCGGGATGCCGGCGCGGCGCAGCCAGGAACCCTTTGCGTAGTACGGACGTCCGAGTCCGCCGTCGTCGATGATGCTCTTGAGCTTTTGAATGTCGCCACGGCGGCGGTGGTTGAAGGCAACCTCCAGGACCCGGCCGGCCTTCCGGGCCGCCGCGACCATGGCGCGTCCTTCGTCGCCGTTGCGTGCCAGTGGCTTTTCGCTCAGCACGTGCAGTCCACGCTCCAGGGCCGCTATGGAAATCGGAGCGTGCAGGAAGGTCGGAACGGCGACGCTGATCGCATCCAAACCTTCCAGACCGATCATGTCTTCCCAGCGTGCGAAAGCATGCGGGATGCCGTATTCCTGCTTCATCTGGGCGAGGAGGTCTTCTTCCATCCCGGCGACGGCGACGATATCCACCCCTTCGATCGCGTTGTAAGCCTTAAGGTGCTGTTGGCCAGCCCATCCGATGCCCACAACGCCCACTTTGAGGCGTGCTGACGTTGCTTGTTGCTGAATGCCCACGGTATTCCTGTCTTTTCACGTATTCCGGGTTGGGGCCAATAAATACGCTTTCATGGGCCTCCGAACGGCGTCAATCAGTTAAGCGCTTCGACTTTTCGCCTTTCAGGATCCGGGGGATGCCACATCCTCATCCACCGGATCTCCAATCCCGGATCAGCGCCGGTGGCCAAAGAGCTGCCCGTGGAGCTTGTGGTCCGGGAAAGCTGCGGCTGCGGGTGACTAGGAAAGCAGCATTGCCGCGATCGCCCAGACCACAGACACGACGCCGACTGCCACACCAGGCCAGTTCCACGTGGAAGTGATGCGCCCTTCCGATGAAGGAAAGTCTCCCGCGCGGGCGACCTGCCACGCGTTGGCAATTTCGTCGCGACCGCCTACTACTTGGGGTTGACTCAGTCGCTGGTTGTCTGGGAGCGCATTGAAGGGAAGATTCCTGAGGTTGGAAACATGGTTGAGGCCGGAGGCGACGGCGCTCGGCGTGGTGGGAGCTCCCCAACTCACATATTTCTTGCCTCCCGCCCTAATGACAACGGATTGCCGGATCTCAACGTCCTCTACCGCCGCAAAAGGTATCCGGTGGTCTCGCAGACCATTGACTACCTCAAATCCGGAGCCGTCGACACGCAGGCATGGCCTCCATTGCACGATGTAGGCACTCCAGGCAACCAAGACGACCCAGGGTGCTGCAGCCATGGTTGCCCGCGATTCTCCCGCGACCAGTAGCCAGGCCAGGAGGCAGGCCGCGAGCAACCAGAGGGCCGCGGCTACCGGGAGGGCGCTTGCCGCGCGAAAGGGTCGCGGCGATGGTGCCGCCACGGATCTCGCCGCGGGACGTAGTCCTTGGTCCTGGTTGCCCTTCGGTACCTGCATTGGATCCCCCTCCATGCCACCGCTGTGTTGCCCAACTGGGAGGAGCCTACCGCAAGTTCCATTAGAAGGGTCTCTGCCATCGGGCGAGGATCCCTTTTAACGGAAGGCGCCCCCGCTGCTCGAGCTGCAGCGGGGGCGCGCATTCTTAGGCGTTCGCGATCAGCCCCAGTTCGGCCTTCGAGGCCAGGGAGGGGTGCTTCGGGAAGACCCGGACGGTGTAGCCGAAGGATCCGGAGCGGTTGATCAGGATGGACCCGCTGAACAGGTGTCGCCCGTTGCCGAGGTCCTCCGTTTCGGTCAGCTCGACCAGGGCAACATCCTCCAGTTCGTCTCCGTCCTGGGCCCGCCCATACGCCACTTCAACCGACACGTCCTCGGGTGTGAGTTCGTGGAGGGCGATGTAGGCGTTGACCTGGAGGGTGTCGCCGATCTGGGGTTCTTCGGAGACGCCGATGGAATCGACGTGTTCCACGATCAGCTGCGGCCAGGCGTTGCGGACCTTGGTGGTCCAGGCCGCGAGCTCCTTCGCTTCCTTGAACGACGCGGTTCCCGCTTGCCTGCCGGCAACAGCTGCCGGGCGGTAGAGGGTGTTGACGTAGTCCTGGAGCATCCGGTCGGCCGAGACCGCCGGGCCGAGGTGGGCCAGGGTGTGCTTGATCATGGACACCCAGTGCGTCGGGACGGCTTCCGGGCCCGATTGCGAGGGCCCGGCCGCGCCGGCGTCCGCGGAGACCGTGGAGCCGTAGAAGCGCGGGGCCACCTGGGTCTCCAGGAGCTCGTAGAGCGCGGCGGCTTCGATGTCATCGCGTTCGGTCGGGGACGCGTCGTTGTTCGCGGTCGGGATCGCCCAGCCGTTCTCGCCGTCGTACATCTCATCCCACCAGCCGTCCAGGACCGAAAGGTTCAGCGAGCCGTTGATGGCCGCTTTCATCCCGGAGGTCCCGCAGGCCTCCAGCGGCCGCAGCGGGTTGTTCAGCCAGACGTCGCAGCCCGGGAACAGGGTGCGGGCCATGGCGATGTCGTAGTTGGGCAGGAACACGATCCGGTGCCTGACGGCAGGGTCGTCGGTGAACTTCACCAGGTCCTGGATCATCTTCTTCCCGGCGTCGTCCGCGGGGTGGGACTTGCCGGCGATGACCAGCTGGATGGGGTGCTTCGGGTGCAGCAGCAGCGCCTTGAGGCGTGCCGGGTCCCGGAGCATGAGGGTCAGGCGCTTGTAGGTCGGCACGCGCCGGGCGAAACCGATCGTGAGCACGTCCGGGTCCAGCACGGTGTCCGTCCAGCCCAGCTCCGCGTCGGCCGCCCCGCGCTTCTTCCACGAAGATCGCAGGCGCTTGCGCACGTCGTCAACCAAAGCAGAACGCAACTCGCCTCGCAGGCCCCAAAGTTCGGCATCGCTTACGTCATAGATCTTGTCCCAGCCTGTGGCATCCACGTCAGTGCTGCCGAAGTACTTTGCGGCGAGCCGGCTCATCTTCGGATCTATCCAGGTGGGTACGTGGACGCCGTTGGTGACGGAGGTGATCGGGATTTCGGAGTGGTCGAAGCCTGGCCAGAGCCCGGAGAACATCTCGCGGGAGACCACCCCGTGGAGTTTGGCCACGCCGTTGGCCCGCTGCGCCAGGCGCAGGCCCATGACGGCCATGTTGAAGACCGCGGGGTTGCCGCCCTCGTAGTTTTCCCGGCCCAGATCCAGGACCTTCTCCACCGGGACGTCCGGGGCCAGGCCGGCGTCGAAGAAGTGCCTGATCTGCACGGCCTCGAAGCGGTCGATGCCGGCCGGCACCGGGGTGTGGGTGGTGAACACCGTGGACGCGCGTCCCGCGGCGAGGGCCTCGGGCCAGCTCAGCGGGGCCTCGGCGGACATGAGTTCCTGGATGCGTTCGATGCCCAGGAACCCGGCGTGGCCTTCGTTGGTGTGGAACACTTCCGGGGCGGGGGTGCCGGTGAGGCGCTGGTAGACGCGCAGCGCCTTCACCCCGCCCATGCCCAGCAGGAGTTCCTGCTGCAGGCGGTGGTCCCCGCCGCCGCCGTAGAGGCGGTCCGTGATCCCGCGCGCGGCGTCGTCGTTGGCCGGAACGTTCGAATCGAGCAGCAGCAGCGGCACCCGCCCGACGTCGGCCCGCCAGATGTGCGCCCGCAGCGTCCGGTCACCCGGCAGTGGAAGCGTGACGAGAGCCGGCGAACCGTCTTGCTCACGCAGCATTGTCAGGGGCAGGCCGTCCGGGTCCAGGACAGGGTAGGTCTCCTGCTGCCAGGCGTCGCGGGACAGGGACTGCTTGAAGTAGCCCGCCTGGTAGAGCAGTCCGACGCCGATCAACGGCACGCCAAGGTCCGAAGCGGCCTTCAGGTGGTCCCCGGCCAGGATCCCCAGGCCGCCCGAATACTGCGGGAGCACCTCGGTGATGCCGAACTCGGGCGAGAAGTAAGCGATACACGCCGGAGCATCCGGACCCAGGCCCTGGTACCAGCGAGGCTCACTGAGGTACCGGTCCAGGTCAGCAGCCGCATGCTGGACGCGCTCAATGACTGCGCCATCCGCTGCGAGTTCATGCAGTTCCTCGCGGCTGACCAGGCCCAGGAAGGTCATGGGGTCATGATTGCTTTGCTCCCAGGCCTCGGCGTTCAGCGCTGAGAACAGTTCGCGCGTCGGCAGGTGCCAAGACCAACGCAAGTTCTTCGCCAATCGTGCGAGCGGGGCGATAGCTTCCGGCAGCACCGTTCGTACCGTGAACCGTCGAATCGCTTTCACTTCCGGCCACCTTCGAACGCGGACTGGGCCGGTTTGGTCGACGTTTCCATACGGGTTACCTCCAAGAGGTTGTTGTGATGATTGGGGAGATGTTGGCTAGGGGCGGGACCACCGCAGGGCCGGGTGGGGAGGCCTCTGCAGGCACGACCAGAACGGGCAAGCGCTTACATGCTTTGGACGGGCATCATTGGCCCATCCTTCGCCCGGTCCTGGAACTCAGAAGCAGGCGGCGGTCTCCAGGTTCCGTCCACGCACTATTCCGGGGGCTTGACGATCCGGGAACAAGGGGACGCGGTTACTCGTGGATCCGCGGCGGAAACCGGCGAATTCCCGTTCAGGTTTGCGTGACATCGACCGCATCGTCAATTCGGATGATTGGTACCGAATGATTCCAAGCACGACTTACTTCCTTAGTCTCCGGGAACTCTGATCGGTGACCATCCGCCATGTTGTATCAGGAGGAATCTCATCGCCGTTCGTCGACGCGCCTTGTCGACGCGGGTCGATGGCTTGACAGTAGTTGGCGGCGCGACGGTGTGTCAAATGTCACAATCACGTGCGATAGGAGCGCGTAATGAATGCCTCGAATTGGCGGACTGCACCCGAACGGCGACGCGATTCTACGGCCGGGTGGTCCGTGCCACGGCGGTGCTTCCGCGCAACGTCAGCACCGGTTCAGCGAGCCATTGCACGGCATCCGCGCTGTCACTCCTGAGGCGCCTGGTAAGGAATTCTGCAGCCTCACGACCCATGGCGCCCGGTTCGGCGGACGCCGTCGTAAGGGCGGGCATGAAGCGCTCCGCGGAGCCGGCACTGGTGTTAATGGCGACAATGGAGAGAGACTCGGGGACTCGCCAACCGTGGGCTGTCGCCGCACCCAGAAGGCCGGCAGTAGCCGCTTCGTTGATCATCACAAGCCCGGTTGTTTCCGGAGATTCTTCCAGGATCTGTCCGAACACCTCACGACCGCCGGCAAGTGAGCTCGTGGCCGGGTACAGCCGAGCGCTGATCCGGTGCCTCGACGCGGCAGCTGCCACGGCATCCCAGGATCGCACCATCGGGCCGTATCCGGTGTCCAGGGACTTACGCGAATGCGTCACAAGGCCGATCTCCGTGTGCCCCAGGCTGACGAGGTGCGACACCGCCAGCTCCCCCATCGCTTCGAAATCTGCGTCCACGAATGTCAGGCCATTAGCATCCTTTGGCCGTCCGATCGTGACGAAGGGAACACCCGTTTCCAACAGGACAGGAATCCGTTCGTCGACTGACCTGACTTCCATCAGGAGGATTCCATCTACGAGGCCTTGGGCCACGATCCGCTGCATCTCGCCCAAGTCGTCGGGGTCCATCGGCCACAGAAGGAGGTGGTAACCGTCAGCGCGCGCTTGCTCGGCAGCACCTTGGACGTACTCGAATTCCGTGGTGTTCATGCCTTGCTCCCCGACCGGAAAAATCACGGAAACGATGCCGGTCCGTTTGCCGGCTAAACCCTGGGCGAGCAGGTTCGGCGTATAGCCAAGGTCGGACATGGCCTTCAGGATGCGCTCCCGCGTTTCGGGTGCAATCGGCCGGACCCCGCTGAGGGCATAGGACACCGTGCTCCTGGAAACGCCGGCTACCCGCGCAACATCGGCCATAGTTACCAAGGAGTATCCCCCTGCATTGTCGGTGACTGGTCGGCGGTGGGCTCGCGATTGACCGCAATCCGCCGGACGGTAATGCCTCATAGTAAACCGTAATCGGTTGGCAAAGTGTTGAAGGCATGCTGAGCCCATTGTTCTTTCGGTGTCAGACACGGCGCCTTAGAGCGCGGGACCGGCCGAGCATGTCCCACATCGAACGCCAAGCGACAGCGTGTCCGAGTTCTTGCAACCGGACACGCTGTCGGGACTGCCCCGGATTTCGTTGACTCTGGAGGTTACCGCTCTTGGCCGTTGACCGGCCGCGGTACGGGGGCAGTATTGAGATCGAGTTGGGCGGGTGATTCGGCTCTTCTCTGATGGGGTGCTGTGGCGAGGGGTCGCTAGTGCCGATCGCTTGCGTCGTCCTCCCGGGGAAATGCGATTGCTGAGTCGGCCTCGATAACTACAGCGCATCGCTCGCCGCGTGCGGCGGCGAGGGGCGCTGCAACCGAGGAGAGGCTGCCGAATTGGCCGCGTACCACGTGGTCGTAGGACCGGCCGCGGTACGCCAGGTCCACTACCGTACCCTCCACGGCATTCGCTGAATCGGGAACCGCACCCGACACGAGGGTGGTGGCGGTGGGCCGGACGAAGACCGTGACGTGCTGGCCGGGACTACCCTCATCGGCGAGACGCGCTTTGATTCGCCCGCCTGGGATGTCGACGGCGGCGTAGCAGGTTTGCCCGATCGATTCGATGCGGGCGATGGTACCTGGAATCGTCCCGGCCAGGCCGGTGAACCGAGCCACGAACGGGCTGGCCGGACGGGTGTAGATTTCCTCCGGCGTCCCGGTCTGGACGATCCGACCGCGGTCGAGTACGGCGACCACGTCGGCCAAGGCGAAAGCCTCGCCCTGATCGTGGGTGATGTAGACCGCCGTCGCCCCGGCCTCCCTGATGCGCACCGAGATTTCGAGCCGGAGCCGTTCGCGCAGGTCCGCATCAAGGTTGGAGAGCGGCTCGTCGAAGAGGACCAGTGACGGTGAGCCGACCATCGCACGGGCCAGGGCCACTCGCTGCTGCTGCCCGCCGGACAGTTCGTTGGGGTAGCGTTCGCCGAGGTGGCCGAGGCCCACCCTCTCGAGCATGGCAGCCACTGCCTGCGCAGCGCTCGACCGGGAGTGGCCGCTGCCGCGGCGCCGCAGCGCGTAGCCGACGTTGCCAGCAACCGTAAGGTGTGGCCACAACGCATAGTCTTGGAAAACCATGCCTAGGTTGCGCTTTTCGGGTGGGACGCTGCGGGTCGCGGAGCTTACTTCCCCACCCCGCAGCTCGATGCGACCGCCGTCGACTCGCTCGATGCCGGCGATTGACCGCAGTAGAGTCGTCTTCCCCGAGCCGGACGGCCCGAGGAGCACAGTGAACGAGCCGGGCGGCACGTGCAGACTGATATCGTCGAGCGCGCGGACCGTGCCATACCGTTTGGAAACCCGAGCGCATGAGATCTCCGCTCCGCGTCCCCCACTCGCTCCGCGTCCGGCGTCGGGTTCAGCCAGCCGGGTTGTAAAGGCGGTCATGAGGTCCTCCCGATGTGGAGCCAGCCGCGTGGGGCGGCGAGACGGAATGTGAGTTGAGCCAGGCCGACTACGGCGAGGCAAAAAAGGATGGCGAGCACTTGCATGGCTGTGCCCCCGCTGAAGTCGTACTGTTCCAGGGCGTGTTCGATCCCGACGACGAGCGGGGCGTGGCCGGGCGGGTAGAGCAGCTGGCTGATCGGCAGTTCGAGCATGATGTGGGCGAAGGTCAGCATCCACGCGGACACGGCCGGGCGCGCGATCATTGGCACGGTGATGGTGAACCAGGTTGCGATGGGGCCGCGTCCGTGCGCGCGGGCGGCGTGCGAGAGCGACTCCTGCAGCTGGCTCAGACTACCGAAGAGCAGCCTTGTCGTGGCCGGGAGCGAGGAGGCTATATACGCAAGTCCGAGCAGTGCGACTGTCCCGTAGAGGTGGATACCGAGCCGATTGACCCCGGGCAGGTTGTAGGTGAAGATGTAGCCGGCCGCGAAGACGATGCCCGGCAGGGCGACGGCCGCGAGCAGGACGAAGTCAAGACCCCTGGTCATGACGGTCTTGCGGCTCTTTGAGAGCATCCGGGCCGCGATCACCGCGACAAACGCAGTCACGGTGGCCACCACGAACGCCATCTGCGCCGAGAACGCGAGAGGCTCGTAGGAATCGCTGTTCCTCAGCACACGAATGTAGCTATCGAAGCTGAGATGGTGCTCGCTCATCGAACCGAGGTTCGTGACGAGCGAGGCCGAGAGGGCCCCCAATGCCGGAACGCCCAGCACCGGGACCCATAGCGCCGTGAGGAAGGTGCCGCCGAGGGCCTTGCCTGCGGGGCCTAGCCGCTTCCTGGCCGCCGGCCTGGTGCGGCCGCCGAGGACGCGGTAGCTGCGGCCCCGCAGGGCTGCCGACTGGAGCACGAGCGCGATTACTATGAGCAGCAGCAGGACCCAGCTCACGGCCGAGGCTGCTTGGAACTGGACCGGGAACGCCTGGATGGCGTCGTAGATGCCGTAGGTCGCGACCGTGAACCCCCCGGCTCTTCCGAGGGTCGTGGCGACGCCGAAGTCGGAGATCGCCTCGGCGAAAACGATTGCCAGTGCCGAGGCCATGGCAGGGCTGATCAGCGCAAGGACGATCTTCGCTGCATCCCGTGCCGATCCGCCGTGCACCCGCACGGCGTGCTCGAACTCCTGGCCGAGTCCCCGCAGCGCGGCCGAAATCGCGAGGTAGGCGAAAGGGATGCCTTTGAACGTGAGGACCATCGCGACCCCCACGGGTCCGTAGAGGATCGCCCGCGCGCCGGACGCGTCGATGCCGGCCACCTCGAGCACTCCCCCCGGTTCCAGGAGCCGCTGCCAGCCCATCGCCATGAGGTAGCTCGGGGTGATGAGCACGGCGAACATGGCGGCGGCGGAGAGTCCGCGCAGCGGGACGTCCGTCCGGTGCACGAGCCATGCGACAGTGCCGGCGATCGCGGTGGCAGCGACCGCGACGACGACGCCGAGCACCAGCGAATTCACCATCGCGCTGAGCATCTTGCCTTGTGTGAGAACGCTGAAGGCCGAGAAATCGAGTGCGCCGGCGTCGAGGCCGAACGTTCCCGGGATGACGCCGACGGCGAGGAAGACCGCGATCGGTGCGACGAGGATCGCCATGATCACCACCCAGAACAACGCCGCCGGGGAGAGGAAGAAGCGGGTGTTTCGAAGCAGGTGCGCGGCCCAGTCAGGGGCAGGACGGGGCCGCCCCAGGACGTATTCGCCCGTCATTTGATTGTCGCGGAGAACCAGTTGACGATGTCCGCCTGCTGCGGGCCCCACAGAGTAGGGTCGAGGCGCTGGTAAGCCGTGGGCATCGGCGAGAGAGCGTCGAGTTTGTTCGCCCCGTCGACGACGGGCCAGAACAGTGATGCCCCTTGGGGTGCTGCGCTGATGATGGCCTGCTGGCCTTCCGGGGAGAGCAGGAAGTCTTCGAACTTCTGCGCATCCGTCTTGGCATCGCCGGTGGCTTTGGAGCTGATCCCGATGACGCCGGGCAGCAGCGTGGACTGCGGGAGATAAGTGGCAACCGGCTTGAAGCTGTCTGTGGCAGGGACCTTGAGGATCTCGCCCGAAGCAGCGCTTGACTGGACGAGGCCGCAGTCGATCTGACCGGTCTCCAGGGCGTGCAGGGTGTCTCCATTGGTCGGGAAGACCTTGAGCCCGTTCGCCTTGAGGCGGGTGAGGTAGTCCTTGCCCTGTTGGGCGCCGCCCATTTGCTGCATGATCCCGGCGACGAACGTGTAGGTCGGTCCGGACTGGCTCGGATCGTTCATCCCGATCCTGCCCTTGTACTGCTCGGCGAGCAGCTCGGAGTACTGGCTGGGCGGGTTGGGTACCTTGACGGCATTGCATAGGAGTGCGGCCATCGTGGTGGCGCTGACCGGGGCGTACGTGTGGTCCTGTGGTGTGAGGGTCTTGCCGACGGCGTTGTAGTTCACCTGGGGCCCGTACGGAGCGAGCTGACCGCTCTGCGCCAGCGTTGCGTATGCCATGTCCCCTTCGACCCAGAGCGCTGTCCACTGAGGGTTGGCCTTTTCAGCAGAGACTTTGGTCAGGAGCGGTCCGCCGCTGTCCGCGACAAGCTTGACCGGGATGCCGGTCTTGGCCGTGAAGGCGGCGATGGCCTGCTTGGCAAAGCCCATGGACGAATAGAGCGTGAAACCGCCGCTGGCTGCCGCGGAGACCGAGGCAGATCCGCTGCCGGAATCACCGGCAGCCGCACCGCAGGCCGACATGGTGGTGACGAGTAGGAGAGAGCCGAGAGCGAGGGCAAGGGGGCGACGTGAGTGATGCACAGCGAACTCCTGATGTAATGAAGCTATCTCGAGTGTCATTCTTGAGAGTGACAGTTGTTAGATTCACAGGCGAACGCAAAGTGCAGTCAAGACGCAGGTGGACGGTGCGTGAACACCGGGCGTCCTTCGCTTGAGCAAAGACTTCCCCGGACCGCGAAGAAGCGGTCCCGGGGAGTACCCGGGACCGCTTCTTTCTGCCTTTTGACAGAACGTACTACGTATTGGTTTTTCTTAGTTTTTAGGGTTCCGCTTGATGTCGATGGCGAGGGCGACGACGAAGGCTGCCCCCAGGGCTACTGCCAGGATCGGCGGGAGCAGTTGGGAGTGCTCGAAGCCGTTCAGGACGAATCCGGCGCCGACGGCGAGCACGGACACCACCGCCGCGGCGATCTTCCAGTCATCTCCGATGATGAAGTCGTACCAGAATTGGGCGAACCCCTTGAGGAATTTCATTGCTTAGACCTCCCCTCGAGCATCGACGAGGGCTGCTGAGGCCTTCGGGGAAGCGACCGGGACCCTGAGGACCCGGACCAGCACGACCGAGAGCAGCAGCCAGCCGGCCAGGATGGGCAGCAGGACGAAGTCCGAGCCGATCCACTCAAGGCTGGCCCGGTCCGGGGTGAGGCTTCCCAGGCCCTCGATGGCCCAAAAGGTGCCGAAGGTCGCGAGCAGGAGGCCCACACCGAACTTGAGGGTGTTCTCGGGCACCTTGGTCAGCGGCGCGTGGACGACGACCGCGGCGAGCAGGACCACGACGACGGCGGCAACCGCACCCAGGATCGCGACCGGCATGTTGTGGGCGTTGAGGCCGAAGGTGATAACGATGAAGACCACTTCGACACCTTCGAGGAACACGCCCTTGAAGCTGATGACGAATGAGAACCAGTCGAGCCCGAACCGGGTCTCGTTTCCGGCCGCGGCGGCCGCCTTGGCCTGCTTCTCGTAGATCAGCGCTTCATCATGCAAGGCCTTGCGCCCGGAGGAGCGCAGAATTGCCTTGCGCAGCCACTGCAGCCCGAAGATCAGCAGCAGGATACCTATCACGAGCTGCAGGCTCGAGCGCGGGAGCCAGGTCGCCAGAGCGTAACCCGTAACTGCCGTGAATCCGGTCAGCGCCACAAGCGCCGCCCCAATGCCGACCAGCGTCGACTTCCAGCTCCGGGTCATGCCCATCGCGAGCACAATCGTCAATGCCTCGACCATCTCGACGATGGCGGCCACGAACACGGATATGGCCAAGCCCCAATCGGTACTTGAACCCATGACTACCACCCTTCTGAATACCTTTGGTCAATACGTTCGTTGTCAATAGTAACGACCGTTATATCTGGAGTGCAACATTGTGATCACATGACAGTCGCCGCCGTTATACCTTCGAACACCAGGAACTTCTCACCTTGGATGCAACCACTCACGAGCGGATGATAGCCGACCGTCATGTATTCAAAACATCCCCCGTCACCCGTCCGGCGAGCGGCAGACGATACGATGGCGTTGGCAACAAGAGGAGACCTGATGAACGTCGAAACGAACACGTCCGCCGCGCCGGACCCTGAGATGGAAGCACCGCGGCCGGCGCGGACTGGGAGCCAGGACCCGATCACCTGGCTCATCCTGATCTATCGGGTACCCAGCGAACCCACCCGCCTGCGGGCGGCGGTGTGGCGCCGGCTGCGCAACCTGGGCGCCGTCTACATGCAGAATTCCGCGGCCGCCGCGCCACGCACACCCCAAAACGAACGGGCCATGCGCGCCCTGCGCAACGAGATCGTCGAATCGATGGCAGGCAAGGCATTCCTGGTCAACGCAGCGTCTCTCATCGGCGAGAACGACCTCGTAAACATGTTCAACGAGGCCCGCAACGACGAATACGAGGAGATTCTAGACAAGTGCCGCGATTTCCACGCCGGAGTGGAGAAGGAGGTCAGGGAAGAGCACTTCACCTACGGCGAACTAGAGGAAAACGAGGAGGACCTTGGGAAACTCCGCGGGTGGTTCGAGAAGGTCAAGGCGCGCGACGTCCTCGGTGCGCCCATGGCCGAAAAGGTGGCCGATGAACTCTCCCGGTGCGCAGTGAGACTCGA
This genomic interval from Arthrobacter sp. FW306-2-2C-D06B contains the following:
- a CDS encoding LacI family DNA-binding transcriptional regulator, giving the protein MADVARVAGVSRSTVSYALSGVRPIAPETRERILKAMSDLGYTPNLLAQGLAGKRTGIVSVIFPVGEQGMNTTEFEYVQGAAEQARADGYHLLLWPMDPDDLGEMQRIVAQGLVDGILLMEVRSVDERIPVLLETGVPFVTIGRPKDANGLTFVDADFEAMGELAVSHLVSLGHTEIGLVTHSRKSLDTGYGPMVRSWDAVAAAASRHRISARLYPATSSLAGGREVFGQILEESPETTGLVMINEAATAGLLGAATAHGWRVPESLSIVAINTSAGSAERFMPALTTASAEPGAMGREAAEFLTRRLRSDSADAVQWLAEPVLTLRGSTAVARTTRP
- a CDS encoding PH domain-containing protein, with amino-acid sequence MQVPKGNQDQGLRPAARSVAAPSPRPFRAASALPVAAALWLLAACLLAWLLVAGESRATMAAAPWVVLVAWSAYIVQWRPCLRVDGSGFEVVNGLRDHRIPFAAVEDVEIRQSVVIRAGGKKYVSWGAPTTPSAVASGLNHVSNLRNLPFNALPDNQRLSQPQVVGGRDEIANAWQVARAGDFPSSEGRITSTWNWPGVAVGVVSVVWAIAAMLLS
- a CDS encoding Gfo/Idh/MocA family protein, giving the protein MGIQQQATSARLKVGVVGIGWAGQQHLKAYNAIEGVDIVAVAGMEEDLLAQMKQEYGIPHAFARWEDMIGLEGLDAISVAVPTFLHAPISIAALERGLHVLSEKPLARNGDEGRAMVAAARKAGRVLEVAFNHRRRGDIQKLKSIIDDGGLGRPYYAKGSWLRRAGIPTLGSWFTNPELAGGGPLADIGVHVLDYSLHLLGEPKVLSVSAQTHSELGPQGRGGNARYTAGPASHKFEVEDFATAFIRLEGGGTLILEAGWASYREVDDLLDFTVYGTDGGAELRAVGAPLQPVGSLRIFTEKDGENADYEPEAIPGLAHQAVVDDFIAAVRGGESVWGQHDGSLALSRALILDACYKSALEQREVVL
- the glgP gene encoding alpha-glucan family phosphorylase, translated to MKAIRRFTVRTVLPEAIAPLARLAKNLRWSWHLPTRELFSALNAEAWEQSNHDPMTFLGLVSREELHELAADGAVIERVQHAAADLDRYLSEPRWYQGLGPDAPACIAYFSPEFGITEVLPQYSGGLGILAGDHLKAASDLGVPLIGVGLLYQAGYFKQSLSRDAWQQETYPVLDPDGLPLTMLREQDGSPALVTLPLPGDRTLRAHIWRADVGRVPLLLLDSNVPANDDAARGITDRLYGGGGDHRLQQELLLGMGGVKALRVYQRLTGTPAPEVFHTNEGHAGFLGIERIQELMSAEAPLSWPEALAAGRASTVFTTHTPVPAGIDRFEAVQIRHFFDAGLAPDVPVEKVLDLGRENYEGGNPAVFNMAVMGLRLAQRANGVAKLHGVVSREMFSGLWPGFDHSEIPITSVTNGVHVPTWIDPKMSRLAAKYFGSTDVDATGWDKIYDVSDAELWGLRGELRSALVDDVRKRLRSSWKKRGAADAELGWTDTVLDPDVLTIGFARRVPTYKRLTLMLRDPARLKALLLHPKHPIQLVIAGKSHPADDAGKKMIQDLVKFTDDPAVRHRIVFLPNYDIAMARTLFPGCDVWLNNPLRPLEACGTSGMKAAINGSLNLSVLDGWWDEMYDGENGWAIPTANNDASPTERDDIEAAALYELLETQVAPRFYGSTVSADAGAAGPSQSGPEAVPTHWVSMIKHTLAHLGPAVSADRMLQDYVNTLYRPAAVAGRQAGTASFKEAKELAAWTTKVRNAWPQLIVEHVDSIGVSEEPQIGDTLQVNAYIALHELTPEDVSVEVAYGRAQDGDELEDVALVELTETEDLGNGRHLFSGSILINRSGSFGYTVRVFPKHPSLASKAELGLIANA
- a CDS encoding ThuA domain-containing protein, with translation MTDKKLKIVVWNEAVHEARNKPETMAEMYPDGIHGAIAAGLRGFYPDAEITTATLADPEHGLDEETLAATDVLLWWGHIAHHEVSDEVVERVQRHVLGGMGLVVLHSGHFAKIFTRLLGTTCSLKWRNDGERELVWTVKPSHPIAAGVESPILIPKQEMYGELFDIPEPDDLIFISSFEGGEVFRSGVTFSRGKGRIFYFSPGDQEYPVYHQPQIQRVIANSVGWVAQPEQFRDAPEVTNQARAWFLAT